A window of Apium graveolens cultivar Ventura chromosome 8, ASM990537v1, whole genome shotgun sequence contains these coding sequences:
- the LOC141679794 gene encoding uncharacterized protein LOC141679794, with the protein MGVEIDWEACQGSNDFLQKIRLNSGMKKINTGSYANSVIKTALPFPGPLFGNSAFPQEAYFEIKIVFVNETRDRKVFDGEGEKIMLIGDDSESVVSVTSSSNGHGNVKIDDRRLGFREVKGEAATLLSLGLSVGGSLPLKLPGSYPGSIGFNSNGSVRLDG; encoded by the coding sequence ATGGGAGTTGAGATTGACTGGGAAGCTTGTCAGGGCTCAAATGATTTTTTGCAGAAAATTAGACTTAATTCGGGTATGAAGAAGATTAATACAGGCAGTTACGCGAATTCTGTTATTAAAACAGCTTTGCCTTTTCCTGGTCCTCTTTTTGGAAATTCTGCTTTTCCTCAGGAGgcttattttgaaatcaaaatcgTGTTTGTTAATGAAACACGTGATAGGAAGGTATTTGATGGAGAAGGCGAAAAAATAATGCTAATAGGGGATGATTCAGAATCTGTAGTTAGTGTTACTAGTAGTAGCAATGGTCATGGAAATGTGAAGATTGATGACAGAAGACTTGGATTTAGAGAAGTAAAGGGCGAGGCAGCGACATTGTTATCATTGGGACTTAGCGTCGGAGGGTCTCTTCCACTAAAGCTTCCAGGGAGCTATCCAGGATCCATCGGCTTCAACTCTAATGGTTCTGTCCGTCTTGATGGTTAG